One Silene latifolia isolate original U9 population chromosome 4, ASM4854445v1, whole genome shotgun sequence DNA segment encodes these proteins:
- the LOC141652209 gene encoding phospholipase A1-Ibeta2, chloroplastic-like, with amino-acid sequence MAVIGSALPSHSLHVCQMKRVGIRCRSTVFNSVHTVQSTSEKTRTHLSNLEKLLLQKQITPQPVKPVDPVTNTGQQRSGSRERRILERLNLSGLLPQGIPGLAAEVSAEMSPHRLARLQNLLSKQPEYSPRNHLGARWREYHGERDWTGLLDPLDENLRREIVRYGEFVQAAYQSFHADPATTEGGINAWRDVELIDKSYHVTKSLYATSSIGLPKWVDDVAPDLGWMTQRSSMVGYVAVCHDEKEIARMGRRDIVIALRGTSTCLEWAENMRESLVPMYDKISSENSSLDSQQAKVECGFNSLFRTKGEHVQSLAESVLHEIKRLMELYKGETLSISVTGHSLGAALSLLVGNEISTCVTNAPPVAVFSFGSPRVGNRPFANLIKSNNVKVLRIVNNQDVITRVPGMFFNEETERTLKNNNVQWVDTMAWAYAHVGTELRVDTKMSPYLRPDADVACCHDLEAYLHLVDGFMATNCPFRPNAKRSLLKLLSEQGANVKKLYRSKCKAKSLTLKIEGDGIVSLSNTLLTPSVQRE; translated from the coding sequence ATGGCGGTAATTGGATCAGCTCTACCATCTCACAGTCTACATGTGTGTCAAATGAAGCGGGTCGGGATTAGGTGTCGATCCACCGTGTTTAACTCGGTCCATACCGTTCAATCAACCAGTGAAAAAACCAGGACTCACTTGTCCAACCTTGAGAAGTTGTTACTACAAAAACAAATAACACCACAGCCTGTCAAGCCTGTTGATCCTGTGACAAATACTGGGCAGCAGCGGAGTGGCAGCCGCGAGAGACGGATACTTGAGAGACTCAACCTCTCGGGCTTATTGCCCCAGGGGATACCCGGTCTCGCGGCTGAGGTCTCCGCTGAAATGTCCCCCCACCGGCTGGCCCGACTGCAAAACTTATTATCGAAGCAGCCAGAGTACTCCCCTCGGAATCATCTTGGTGCCCGGTGGAGGGAGTACCACGGGGAGCGGGACTGGACGGGGTTGCTTGACCCTCTCGATGAGAATCTTCGTCGAGAAATTGTCAGGTATGGGGAGTTTGTTCAAGCCGCGTATCAATCCTTCCATGCTGACCCCGCCACTACTGAAGGGGGGATCAATGCATGGAGGGATGTTGAATTAATTGACAAGTCATACCATGTAACCAAGAGTTTGTATGCCACGTCATCCATTGGGTTACCGAAGTGGGTGGATGACGTGGCACCAGACCTAGGGTGGATGACCCAACGGTCTAGTATGGTTGGATACGTGGCGGTCTGCCATGATGAAAAAGAGATTGCTAGAATGGGAAGGAGGGACATTGTCATTGCCCTTCGAGGAACGTCCACGTGCCTCGAGTGGGCTGAGAATATGCGAGAATCACTCGTCCCAATGTACGATAAAATCAGTTCGGAAAACTCAAGCCTAGACTCCCAACAAGCTAAAGTAGAATGTGGATTTAACAGCTTGTTCCGGACCAAAGGCGAGCATGTACAGAGCCTAGCAGAATCAGTCCTACACGAGATAAAAAGACTAATGGAATTATACAAAGGTGAAACGTTAAGCATTTCAGTCACGGGACATAGCCTCGGAGCGGCATTATCTTTACTAGTAGGCAACGAAATTAGCACTTGTGTCACGAATGCTCCACCCGTAGCAGTATTCTCCTTCGGAAGTCCAAGAGTTGGAAACCGACCCTTTGCTAATCTAATCAAAAGTAACAACGTAAAAGTCCTAAGAATCGTCAACAACCAAGACGTCATTACAAGAGTACCGGGGATGTTCTTCAACGAAGAGACAGAGCGAACGTTAAAAAACAATAATGTACAATGGGTAGACACAATGGCATGGGCGTACGCACATGTGGGTACAGAACTACGAGTAGACACGAAAATGTCACCGTATTTGAGACCGGACGCGGACGTAGCATGTTGTCATGACTTGGAGGCGTATTTACACTTGGTAGATGGATTTATGGCAACAAATTGCCCTTTTAGACCAAATGCTAAAAGAAGTTTATTAAAGTTGTTGAGTGAACAAGGTGCGAATGTTAAGAAATTGTATAGGAGTAAATGTAAGGCTAAATCATTGACCCTTAAAATTGAGGGTGATGGAATTGTTTCCTTGTCTAATACTTTGTTGACTCCCTCCGTACAACGTGAATAA